TGGAGACTTAATGCCCCTACGCTTTCTCACCGCAGGTGAATCCCACGGACCATCTTTAACGACAATCTTGGATGGTATCCCCGCGGGACTTTCCCTCACACCTGAAATCATCAACAAAGAACTCGCCCGCCGCCGGCAGGGATACGGCTCAGGCGGACGCATGAAAATTGAAATTGATGCCGTGCAAATCCTCGGCGGAGTCATGGCGGGTGAAACGACCGGCGCGCCGATTGCCATGCTCGTCCAAAACGATGACCATGTCAAATGGAAGGGCAAAGCCATCGAGCCGATGACTGCTCCGCGCCCTGGTCACGCGGATTTAACCGGCGCGGTCAAATACGGTTACAAAGATCTGCGACCCGCATTGGAGCGCGCCTCCGCCCGCGAGACCACCATGCGTGTGGCGGTGGGAGCCGTCTGCAAACATTTTCTCGCGCAGTTTGGGATTATCGTCGGCGGATATGTTTCCTCCATCGGCAAAGTGTCCGCGGACTTTGGCGATATGCCTTACGAGGAACGCTTCACCCGCGCCGAAGAGTCGGATGTGCGCTGCCCGATCGAATCCGCCGCCGAAAAAATGCGCGCCGAGATCGAAAAGACCATCCAAGGCAAAAATACTCTCGGCGGCGTTCTTGAAGTCGTTGCGCTGAATTTGCCCATTGGCTTGGGAAGCTTCATGCAATGGGACCGCCGCCTCGAAGCCAAACTTGCTTATGCCATCATGTCTGTCCAGGCAATCAAAGGCGTGGAAGTCGGCGACGCCTTCGAGAACGCAAAACGAATTGGAACCGAAGCGCATGATGCCATGCAACTCGGTTCTCATAATTCGGTAACTCGTAACTCGAACAGAGCAGGCGGCACCGAAGGCGGAGTGAGCAACGGGCAGCCCATCGTCATCCGCGCTGCCATGAAACCGATAGCCACGACCCTCGTTCCACAACAAACCGTTGACCTTGCCAAAGGCGAGAATGCCCCCACCAAATACGAACGCTCTGACTTCTGTCCCGTCCCGCGCGCTGTTCCCATTCTTGAAGCAATGGTTGCTTTCGTTCTTGCCGATGCCCTGCTCGAAAAAATCGGCGGTGACTCACTCAATGAAATGAAGCCGCGCTTTGAAACCCTGCGCAAAGCGGCACTTGAAGACCTGCCAATGGATAACATTCCGCATGTGTTTTGGGAATAACTGTTTCCTGGACACTGATCACTGGATATTGAAATGCACTTGTTTCTCTACGGACCCTCCGGCTCGGGCAAATCCACCATTGGCAAACAACTTGCCCATGACTTGAAACTTCCATTTATTGATTCCGATCAAATTATCGAGCTAATTGCAGGCATGCCCATCCCGGAGATCGTCGAAGCGGAAGGCATGCCCAAAGTCCGCGATCTGGAAACCGAAACCCTGAAGCAGATCATCAATGGCAAAGAAAGTGTGGTCGCGCTTGGCGGCGGTGCTTTGCTGGGAGATGAAAATCGTAATCTGGTTGAGCAAAACGGCAAGGTGATCCTTTTGAAGGCGGAACCATCCACTTTGTTGGATAGACTCGAAAAAGACCCGCATAAACGTCCCCTGCTGGCTGGCGATCTGGAATCAAAACTCAAGGCTTACCTTGAAGGTCGCGCCGGGCATTATGCATCCTTTCCTTTGCAAGTGGTTGTGGATAATGGAGGCATCGAACAAATTTCCAAACACGCGCAAGCGCTGGCCGGACGGCATCATCTTTCCGCGATGGGTGAGTATGATGTCATCGTAGGTCGCGCATTCCGCGTGACAAATCTGCAAAACCCCATCGTCGTCACTGACGAGAACGTGGCGAAATTTCATCTCGAAAAGATTCAAGGACTATTCAACGCAAAATCGATCATCATCTCACCGGGCGAAGAATATAAAAATCTCGAAACGGTCTCGCGCCTGTGGAAAGCCTTCCTTGAAAACGGGCTCGACCGCAAAAGCACTGTTATTGCGCTTGGCGGCGGCGTGATCGGAGACCTGACCGGCTTTGCCGCATCCACCTACATGCGCGGCATTGATTGGATCGGCATTCCAACGACCCTGCTTTCGATGGTGGATGCTTCGTTGGGTGGAAAAACCGGATTCGATCTGCCGGAAGGAAAAAATCTCATCGGCTCGTTTCATTCCCCGAAGTTGGTCATTGCAGACCCGGGCTTTTTGCTTACGCTGCCAGAGCGTGAACTCCGTTCGGGCATGGCGGAAGTGGTCAAGCATGGCATCATCTCAGACCCGGACCTTTTTGCCATGTGCCAGTGCGGCATGGACTGGGTGAAAGACAATCTCGAAGACGTGGTCAAACATGCGATGGCGGTGAAGATTCGGGTGATCGAAGAAGACCCGTACGAAAAAGGAATTCGTGCAAAGTTGAATCTTGGTCACACGGTCGGACACGCAATAGAACTCGTCAGCAGGTTTGAACTGCGGCATGGCGAGGCGATTGCCATCGGCACTGCAATCGAGGCGAGGTACGCGGCCCGGGTTGGGCTGGCAAGCCAAAGCATGGTCGAGGCGATTGAGTCCGCGTTTTCGGGGTTGGGGCTGCCCATCCACATCCCTGCTGAAATGCCGCGCGATGAAATCCTCCGCGTCATGCGATTGGACAAAAAGAAGAATGGGCAGGCGATCCGCTTTGCGCTGCCGGTTGAAATTGGGAATGTTGAATTAGTGGAAGTAACCGATCTGGAGGAGGTAATACAATGAAAATTTTGATCCTGCACGGACCAAATTTGAATTTATTGGGAACGCGCGAACCGGAGGTCTATGGTTCGATGACGTTGAATGACATCAACCAGAAGATGATCGATTTAGGCAAAGAATTGGGCGCGGAGGTAATCTGCCTGCAATCGAACCATGAAGGCGCGTTGATAGACGCCTTGCACGATGCGCGCACGTGGGCGAGCGGCGTTGTCTTCAACCCCGGCGGTTTCACTCATACGTCAATCGCTTTGCGCGATGCGATCTCTGCCATTGTGATTCCGGTGATCGAAGTTCATCTCTCGAACGTGTATGCGCGCGAAGAGTTTCGGCATACTTCGTTCATTTCGGCGGTGTGCAAAGGCAAAGTGACCGGCTTTGGCTGGCGGTCTTATGAATTGGGGCTGAGGGGATTGGTCGGGCAGGTTAAGGGATAAAACGCGGATACGATCCGAGTACGCGCAGCATGAGGGCGTATTCTCCCAGGTGATCGAGTGCCCGTTTGGATTTTTCCTCGTCCACCGAGCCGATGAAATCGACATAAAACAAATATTCCCATGGTTTGCCAATCAGCGGGCGCGATTCGATCTTGGTCAGGTCGATATCGCGCAGGGCGAACACGCTCATGGCTTTGAAAAGGGAGCCGGGGACGTTCTTCAGCGTGAAGACAATGGAGGTTTTCGCATCACCCTTCGGCCTGACGGGCTCGCGCTGCACGGCAAGGAAACGTGTGTAATTCTCGGGGTTGTCTTCGATGCCTTCCTCCAATATCGGCATTCCATATAACTTTGCTGCGCGCATCGATGCGATGGCGGCTGTATCGCGCGCGCCGGATTCTTTTAACATCTTGACACTTCCGGCAGTATCGTAGACTTGTTCCGCTTTGATGCCGTGGCTGCGTAAATATCCGGCGCATTGACCCAATGCCTGTGGATGGCTGATGGCTTTCTTGATTTCCTCTTTCCTGACTCCATCGTTTGCGATCAAACAATGCCGGATGCGTAAAAAATATTCGCCGGTGATGTGCAGCGAATGGCGCAGGAGCAGGTCGTAATTCTGATGGATGCTCCCGGCGAGGGAATTCTCAATGGGAGCGAACGCAGCGTCATTTGTGCCTGAGGCGACCGAATCGAACATCGCATCGAAAGATTCGCATGGGACGGATTCAACCTCATCGAAGTATTCGAACACTGCCTGTTCGGAGTAGGCTCCCGGCTCGCCCTGAAATGCAACTCTCATATCATCTCCACTACTACTCGCTGATCACTGCTTGTTTCTCCGCCCACTCGACGATCTTTCTAAACCCATTTTCCACATCTTCATCCGAGGCGGCGATGCACATCCGCGCGAAACCTTCTCCCTGATTTCCAAACGCCGAGCCGGGGACAAGTCCCACACCGGCTTCTTCGAGAATCCTTTCGCAGATCTCGAGAGAGGTCATTTTCAAGGGACGAAGATCGAGAAAGAAATAGAATGCGCCTTGCGGCGGCGTGACGCGGACCCTGTCGCTTTCGAGTTCACGCGCGATTCGCAGAATGGATTCGCGGCGTCGGGCATACCCGGCTCGCATCTTGGCGGTGACTTGTTGTATCTCCGGATCGGTCAATGCGAATGTTGCCGCTTTTTGAATGAAAGGAGCGACACACGTGATCGAGTTTTGGCCGGCTTTCAAGGCGTTATCGATCACGGAAGCGGGCGCGGCAAGAAAACCGACGCGCCAGCCTGTCATTGCATAGGACTTGGACAGGCTGTTGACGAGGAGCGTCCGCTCTTTTGCGCCATCGAATGCAGCAGCGGATGTCGGCTTTTCCCCGTAAAAAATGCTCGCATACACCTCATCGCTGACGATCCACAGGTTGTGGGCTTTGGCGAAATCCTGTAATTTTTGAAGGTACTTCCGCGAGGGATACGCCCCGGTCGGGTTGGAGGGATAGTTCAAAACGATGACCCGGGTTTTCGCAGTGAGCGCCTTTTCCCAGGATTCGAACTGTGGGATGAAATTATTTTCAGCTGGAGCGGGCACGCGGATCACACTTCCCCTCAACATGATCGCTATATTGGAATGGGTCGCCCACGAAGGATCTGGAATCAAAACATCGTCGCCGGGGTTGAGGATGGATTGCATGCCGGTGTAATAGGCATGGATGCCGCCGTGTGTGACGAGAATCTCAGAGGCGGGATCGTACGCCACATTTTCATCACGAAGTAATTTTGCCGCGATCGCCTCTCGCAGTTCAGGAAATCCGCGCGAGGGACCGTAATGGGTCAACCCGCTTTGGATGGCTTTAAGCGCGGCTTCTGCGATGGCCGGGTGGGTGCCGAAATCCGGGTCGCCGACCTGCAAGGCGATGATGTTCTTTCCGCCTGCCTTGAGCGCCAGGATCCGATCCGCCAAGGCTACGGTGGCAGATTGCCGGATGAGATCGAATTGAGTGTTGAGAAACATAGAACGACCGCTGAAGAAAATTTCCGCATTATACCCTTTGGGCTGCGCAAACTTTCATGGGATTGCCGGTCTGCCATTCGGAGGGTGATGGATTTGGGGTATGGGACCTTGACAAACTTACTATTTAGTAAGTATAATCTTTGCTCATGACGAGGATCGAAAATTCCAAGCGGACGATACTGAACCTGGCCGAGTCCCTTCTTCAGGATAAGGGTTTCAACGGTTTCAGCTATGCTCACATCTCATCCGAACTGGGCGTGAAGAATGCCGCCATCCATTATCACTTTCCAAGCAAAGAAGACTTGGGCATCGCCGTCATTCGCCGGTATCGCGAGCGTTTCAAATTGTGGATCAATAACTCCCGCGTTAAAGACCTTGCGCCGGAAGCCAAACTTGATTGGTTCCTTGGAATCTATACAAACATGCGTGCAGACCAGGGCAAGGTCTGCCTTGTCGGCGCGATGGAAGCGGAATTCAATGCGATCCCGGATGGTTTGCGGGACGAAGTTCAAGGCATGCACAAGGAATTGCTTGTTTGGCTTCAATCTACCCTGGAAGAGGGCAGGGATGACGGGGTGTTTGCCTTCAAAGGCGAGCCTGCGGATAAAGCCGCGTTAATTCTTTCCACATTGCAAGGCGCTTTGCAAATGGCGCGCGCATTGGGCACGAAGAAGTTTCACAACGTGATCGAACAAATCAAACTGGATCTGATCAAGTAAATTTTTTTACCGATAAAACTTACCAGGTAGTAAGTTAACAAAAGGAGAAACCATGAACGTTTTAGAACCAAAAGTAGAATCGCAAGTCATTGTGAGAAAGGTCTATCGCGCTTTTTTCACGCCGGGCAAGTATGAGGTGAAGTCGAACGATGAAGCTATCCTTGCCCTAGGAAAAAATAATCGACTCCCCTTTGAAGGCGGTGAACTCGCCGTCACATCCTGGGGCGAGGACGGACCATCCGTCCTGTTGATGCATGGCTGGGGTGGAGCGCGCGCGCAAATGACGGGTTTCGTCAAGCCTTTGCTTGCATCAGGGTATAGAGTTATCGCTTATGACCAGCCCGCGCATGGAGAATCCGACGGCAGGATGACCAATATCCTTGAGATTGCTCCCACCATGGACCTGGTGATGCAGCGCGAAGGCAAATTCGATGCGATCATCGCCCATTCCTTCGGGACGATCGTCACTTCGTATGCGATTGCCAGGCGAAACTTTCCGCCTCCATCCAAACTGGTTTATCTTGGATCGTTCAACCGGCTTTTGGATTCGCTTCCGCGCTTTCAAGCCATGGCGAACCTGCCGGATGAAATCATTCATGGGCTGCGAGATATGATCTCCGAAAACTTCGGCAGGGATGTATTGGATGAGATCGTCAACGAGGACCTGGTGAAAAAGATCCGCATTCCCGCCTTGATGTTCCATGACCGCTCGGATAATGTCACACCTGTCGAAGACAGCCGCGCGATCGCAAATGCATGGAGTGAAGCACAGTATGTTGAAACCAATGGCTTGGGTCATCGCGGCGCGTTGCAGTCCGTGGAAGTGCATGAACAGGTCGTTCGATTTTTAACTGAATAAATCCTTCAAACTTATCGAGAACGTCGAGATAGATCCGCCTTCATTATTTGGTGGATCTATCTTTTTTCCACCTGCCCATTTGTCCAGGTACAATGCCAAAAGGGCGGGTGTTTTGAACTTTGTCACAACCTCGTAAGGAAACTCTAACCTTTTTCCTACACCCGCCCCCCGGCTTTTTGGTAGAATCTCCAGCAGTTATTTAGGAGAAAATTATGGCTGGCATGGAACGATTTACACAGCGGGCACGGCGCGTGCTTTCCCTCGCACATCAAGAGGCGGAACGCGCCCGCCAGAACAGCATTGGAACCGAGCACCTTCTCCTCGGATTAATGGATGAAGAAGGCGGCGTGGCGGGGCGCGTCCTGCGTGAACTCGGCATGTCATCCGACCGCGTTCGGGATGTAATTCATCGCATCTCCGGCAGTGTTCCCAACTTTGACCCCAATCGCATCGAACTTGCGCCGGAAACCCAGCAGGTTCTCGAGTATGCTGTCGATGAAGCCCGCCGGCTTGGTCATCATTACATCGGCACGGAACATATCCTGCTTGGGCTTGTCCGCGTGGATTCGACCGCGCTTGAAGCTCTTCGTCGACTTGGTGTGACTCCCGACCAGATTCGCCGCCAGACCCGGCGCGTCCTGAACGAATCCGCTTCGACCTCCGCGCCGACGCCTGCGGGACCCCAACAGGGCAGAGCCGCCCCGGGAGCGAATCCAAAGACTCCGCTCGTTGACCAGCTCGCCACCGACCTGACCTCCAAAGCCGAAGAGAAGAAACTCGACCCGGTCATCGGTCGCCAAATGGAGATCGAACGCGTCATACAAATCCTGGCGCGCCGCACCAAGAACAACCCCGCCCTCATCGGTGAACCCGGCGTGGGTAAGACCGCCATTGTGGAAGGACTCGCCCAGCGCATCGTTGATGGCGATGTGCCTGCGCCGTTGATGAACAAGCGCCTTCTTCAACTTGATGTAGGGTCGCTTGTCGCGGGGACGATGTACCGTGGTCAATTCGAGGAAAGACTCAAACGAATCATAGATGAGTTGAAACAATCGGGCGCGATCCTGTTCATAGACGAGGTTCACATGCTCGTCGGGGCGGGAGCCGCGGGCTCCTCCGTCGATGCGGCGAACATCCTCAAGCCCGCGTTATCCCGCGGAGAATTGCAGGTCATCGGCGCGACCACGCTGGATGAATACCGCAAACACATCGAATCGGATGCCGCGCTCGAACGGCGCTTCCAGCCTGTGCAGGTGGATGAGCCCTCTGAAGAAGAGACGATCGAAATTCTCAAGGGCATTCGCAATGCCTATGAAGAACACCATCATTTGGTTATTTCAGATGAAGCTCTCAAGGCTGCCGCTCATCTTTCGACACGCTACGTCACCGAAAGATTTTTACCGGACAAAGCCATCGACCTGATCGACGAATCGTCTTCGCGTGTGCGCATGTATAAAAGTCCCGCCGCGAAACAAGCCAAGGATCTTTTCAGCCAGTTGCGCCAGGCGCGTCAGAACCGCTCGCTTGCGAGTGAAGAAGGCAATACAGAAGATGTGCGCGAGTGGGAGGAACGCGAGATGGACCTCTCGGCGCAGATCGAACGCCTGCGCACCGGTTGGGACCGCGCGAACAGCCCCGTTGTATCCGCGGATGATATCGCCGAAGTCGTGTCGATGTGGACGGGTGTTCCGCTCATGCAGTTGACGGAAGAAGAATCGCAGCGCCTGCTCAAGATGGAGGAAGAACTTCGCAAAGCCATCATCGGTCAGGAAGATGCCATCATCGCGATTTCGCGTGCTGTGCGCCGCGCCCGGGCTGGTTTGAAGAATCCCAAACGTCCCATCGGTTCGTTCATGTTCCTCGGACCGACCGGTGTCGGCAAAACAGAATTGACGAAAGCGCTTGCCAAATTCATGTTCGGCAGTGAAGATGCCGCTGTGCAGCTCGATATGTCCGAGTTCATGGAAAGACATACAGCATCCCGTCTTGTGGGCGCGCCTCCTGGATACATCGGCTATGAAGATGCCGGCCAGCTTACGGAAGCGCTGCGCCGCCGCCCGTATTCCATCGTCGTCTTCGACGAGATCGAAAAAGCGCACCCCGAAGTCCACAACATGCTTCTGCAGATCATGGAAGAGGGTCACCTCAGCGATGCGAAGGGGCACAAGGTGGATTTCCGCAACGCCATCATCGTGATGACCTCCAACATCGGTGCGGATGTCATCAAGCGCCAGTCCAACCTCGGCTTTGCCCTCAAACGCGATGAAGTCACCGAGGAAAGACTCTCCTACGAAGACATGCGCAAGAAGTTGAACGAATCGCTCAAGCGCGCCTTCCGCCCCGAGTTCATCAACCGCGTGGACGCAGTGGTGATCTTCCGCGCTCTCAACAAGGATGACATCAAGCAGATCGTCAGCCTCGAACTGGACAAGGTCGCCGAACGCCTCAAAGACCACGACCTGAACCTGGTCGCTCAGCCCGAGGCTTTGTCTTTGCTGGCAGAGCAGGGCTATGACTCTGAGTTCGGCGCGCGCCCATTACGCCGCGTGATCCAAATGAAAGTGGAAGACCCGCTTTCGGATAAACTGCTCTCCGGCGAATTCGTCGACGGCGACAGCGTCACCATCGTCGTGGACGATGACGGCGAGATCGCGCTGGTGAAATCCGGCGAATCGGTTGCCGAGCCGAGTTTATAAATAACTCAAGACCCTAAGGGTTTCCAAAACCTTTAGGGTCTGAAATTCTATATCGATGAACAAACACGAACTTTTAAAACAAGCCGACTACAATTTTCAGCGCGGAAACCGCGAACTGGCGGGGAAGTACCTTTCAGACCTTCTCGCCATACAGCCGGACAATGAGGTCGCCTGGATGCTCCTTGCGCGCGTGATGGAGGAAAAGGAACGCAAGATCGAGTGTTTCGAGCGCGTGCTTAAGATAAACCCGAAGAACGAAGAAGCCAAACTCGGCCTCATCCGTGTGCGCGCTGCCATCAGCCCGACCCTGCCCCTGCAGAGACAGATAAAAAATCAAAAACCCAAAACCGGTCCATATCGAAAAATGACGCGCGGCGCGCTGCTCACGCTGATCGGGTTTTTATTATTTGGCACGACCACCTATGTGATCGCCCGCAGCAATCCAAATTCGAAGATCGCCCAGGTCCTTGCGCTTGCAACCCCGACCGCGCCGGCCAGTGCGGCGCTTCCCGATAACGTCGCTCCCGAGACGCGGGCCGAGGTCAGCGCGTCGTATCCCGAGTATGCCCCGCTGTTGGATGCTCTGCTGGGTTTCGCCGTGGCGAATGCAGAGAACGGCATGGAGGGCGCGCCGGAACGTCCCGGCGACCGGATCATCACTTCTGACGCGACCGGGATGGAAACGAAGGAAATGCTTGAAAACAGCATGCCGCAGCCGGGGAGCATGACTTCTGTGACCATTACCGAACAGCAGATCACGTCCTGGCTGGCGATGGAGATGAAGAACACCCCCGACCTTCCGCTGCAGGAAATTCAGGTTTACCTGCGGGACGGCAAGGTGCAAGTCTGGGGCATGATCAGCGGAAGCGGGAACTCCACTTCCGCCCTGGTCGTGGGGGAGTTGACCATCGGTGAAAATAAACATCCTCGTTTCACCATCGAATCCATGCAAGTCGGGCAGCAGGTCGTCCCTGCGGTTCTTCTCTCACAGATGGAGTCGTGGTTGAACCAATCTCTTAGCCGGCAGATCGATGAAGCGGTGCCTGGCTTGGAACTGGTGAGTGTCAAGGTCACCAGCGGGTTGGTCACGGTTTCGGGAACGAGGTAACAACTTTCGGTGAAGAAAGAAGCGCGAAAGGTCCGCTGAAAGGCGGGCTTTTTGTAATCCTTTGTTAAGGAATTTTTCGCTCCCAATCTCGTCTAATCCCATGAAAAGGAGAATTTATCATGAACGCGAATTATGAAACCATCACGCTGGCTGGGGGATGCTTCTGGTGTTTGGAGGCTGTTTACGACGAAGTGAAGGGAGTGTTGTCGGTTGATTCGGGGTATTCCAACGGGCATCTGAAGAACCCGACCTATCGGCAGGTCTGCAGCGGGGATTCGGGTCATGCCGAGGTGGTGCAGATCAAGTTCGACCCGGCTGTGATCGGCGTCCGCGATATTTTGAACGTCTTCTTCAGAATTCACGACCCGACGACGTTGAACCGCCAGGGCGCGGACGTGGGACCGCAATACCGCTCGGGCATTTACTATCACACGCCTGAGCAAAAGGAGATTGCCGAGTCGCTCATCGATGAATTGAACGCGCAGAAGATCTGGGATAACCCGATCGTCACCGAAGTGGAGCCGGTCAAGGATTTCTATATCGCCGAGGATTATCACCAGGAATACTTCGCGAAGAATCCGTATCAACCGTATTGCATGGCGGTCGTCGCGCCGAAGGTAAGCAAGTTCCGCAAGCATTACCAGGAGTTGTGGCGGAAGCAGGCTGCCTAGTGCCGTAAAAGGAAAGCCATCAGCAAAGACTGATGGCTTTTTGATTTTAAAGGATCACACGGCGTGCAGATATAATTGCGCGGGTGAACACTTACCTTTCCCTTCTGCAACTTCGTCCAAAATATCGTTCTCTCTGGCTGTCGCAGGTGATCAGCCTGACGGGCGATTGGTTCAATACCATTGCTTCGGTCATCATTGTCAATCGTTACGCTGACTCGGGTCTGGCGGTGGGAGGTTTGTTCATCGCCCGTGCATTGCCGCCATTTTTGCTGGGTCCTGTTGCGGGTGTGGTCGCCGATCGCTTTGACCGCCGAAGGGTCATCATCCTAAGCGATGTTTTGCGCGCCGCGATTGTGCTTTGTTTTTTATTGGTGGACCGCCCGGAAAGATTGTGGCTTCT
This portion of the Anaerolineales bacterium genome encodes:
- a CDS encoding ATP-dependent Clp protease ATP-binding subunit, translating into MAGMERFTQRARRVLSLAHQEAERARQNSIGTEHLLLGLMDEEGGVAGRVLRELGMSSDRVRDVIHRISGSVPNFDPNRIELAPETQQVLEYAVDEARRLGHHYIGTEHILLGLVRVDSTALEALRRLGVTPDQIRRQTRRVLNESASTSAPTPAGPQQGRAAPGANPKTPLVDQLATDLTSKAEEKKLDPVIGRQMEIERVIQILARRTKNNPALIGEPGVGKTAIVEGLAQRIVDGDVPAPLMNKRLLQLDVGSLVAGTMYRGQFEERLKRIIDELKQSGAILFIDEVHMLVGAGAAGSSVDAANILKPALSRGELQVIGATTLDEYRKHIESDAALERRFQPVQVDEPSEEETIEILKGIRNAYEEHHHLVISDEALKAAAHLSTRYVTERFLPDKAIDLIDESSSRVRMYKSPAAKQAKDLFSQLRQARQNRSLASEEGNTEDVREWEEREMDLSAQIERLRTGWDRANSPVVSADDIAEVVSMWTGVPLMQLTEEESQRLLKMEEELRKAIIGQEDAIIAISRAVRRARAGLKNPKRPIGSFMFLGPTGVGKTELTKALAKFMFGSEDAAVQLDMSEFMERHTASRLVGAPPGYIGYEDAGQLTEALRRRPYSIVVFDEIEKAHPEVHNMLLQIMEEGHLSDAKGHKVDFRNAIIVMTSNIGADVIKRQSNLGFALKRDEVTEERLSYEDMRKKLNESLKRAFRPEFINRVDAVVIFRALNKDDIKQIVSLELDKVAERLKDHDLNLVAQPEALSLLAEQGYDSEFGARPLRRVIQMKVEDPLSDKLLSGEFVDGDSVTIVVDDDGEIALVKSGESVAEPSL
- the msrA gene encoding peptide-methionine (S)-S-oxide reductase MsrA, whose translation is MNANYETITLAGGCFWCLEAVYDEVKGVLSVDSGYSNGHLKNPTYRQVCSGDSGHAEVVQIKFDPAVIGVRDILNVFFRIHDPTTLNRQGADVGPQYRSGIYYHTPEQKEIAESLIDELNAQKIWDNPIVTEVEPVKDFYIAEDYHQEYFAKNPYQPYCMAVVAPKVSKFRKHYQELWRKQAA
- a CDS encoding TetR/AcrR family transcriptional regulator, translating into MTRIENSKRTILNLAESLLQDKGFNGFSYAHISSELGVKNAAIHYHFPSKEDLGIAVIRRYRERFKLWINNSRVKDLAPEAKLDWFLGIYTNMRADQGKVCLVGAMEAEFNAIPDGLRDEVQGMHKELLVWLQSTLEEGRDDGVFAFKGEPADKAALILSTLQGALQMARALGTKKFHNVIEQIKLDLIK
- a CDS encoding alpha/beta fold hydrolase; this translates as MNVLEPKVESQVIVRKVYRAFFTPGKYEVKSNDEAILALGKNNRLPFEGGELAVTSWGEDGPSVLLMHGWGGARAQMTGFVKPLLASGYRVIAYDQPAHGESDGRMTNILEIAPTMDLVMQREGKFDAIIAHSFGTIVTSYAIARRNFPPPSKLVYLGSFNRLLDSLPRFQAMANLPDEIIHGLRDMISENFGRDVLDEIVNEDLVKKIRIPALMFHDRSDNVTPVEDSRAIANAWSEAQYVETNGLGHRGALQSVEVHEQVVRFLTE
- the aroC gene encoding chorismate synthase; translation: MPLRFLTAGESHGPSLTTILDGIPAGLSLTPEIINKELARRRQGYGSGGRMKIEIDAVQILGGVMAGETTGAPIAMLVQNDDHVKWKGKAIEPMTAPRPGHADLTGAVKYGYKDLRPALERASARETTMRVAVGAVCKHFLAQFGIIVGGYVSSIGKVSADFGDMPYEERFTRAEESDVRCPIESAAEKMRAEIEKTIQGKNTLGGVLEVVALNLPIGLGSFMQWDRRLEAKLAYAIMSVQAIKGVEVGDAFENAKRIGTEAHDAMQLGSHNSVTRNSNRAGGTEGGVSNGQPIVIRAAMKPIATTLVPQQTVDLAKGENAPTKYERSDFCPVPRAVPILEAMVAFVLADALLEKIGGDSLNEMKPRFETLRKAALEDLPMDNIPHVFWE
- the aroQ gene encoding type II 3-dehydroquinate dehydratase, with the protein product MKILILHGPNLNLLGTREPEVYGSMTLNDINQKMIDLGKELGAEVICLQSNHEGALIDALHDARTWASGVVFNPGGFTHTSIALRDAISAIVIPVIEVHLSNVYAREEFRHTSFISAVCKGKVTGFGWRSYELGLRGLVGQVKG
- the aroB gene encoding 3-dehydroquinate synthase, translated to MHLFLYGPSGSGKSTIGKQLAHDLKLPFIDSDQIIELIAGMPIPEIVEAEGMPKVRDLETETLKQIINGKESVVALGGGALLGDENRNLVEQNGKVILLKAEPSTLLDRLEKDPHKRPLLAGDLESKLKAYLEGRAGHYASFPLQVVVDNGGIEQISKHAQALAGRHHLSAMGEYDVIVGRAFRVTNLQNPIVVTDENVAKFHLEKIQGLFNAKSIIISPGEEYKNLETVSRLWKAFLENGLDRKSTVIALGGGVIGDLTGFAASTYMRGIDWIGIPTTLLSMVDASLGGKTGFDLPEGKNLIGSFHSPKLVIADPGFLLTLPERELRSGMAEVVKHGIISDPDLFAMCQCGMDWVKDNLEDVVKHAMAVKIRVIEEDPYEKGIRAKLNLGHTVGHAIELVSRFELRHGEAIAIGTAIEARYAARVGLASQSMVEAIESAFSGLGLPIHIPAEMPRDEILRVMRLDKKKNGQAIRFALPVEIGNVELVEVTDLEEVIQ
- a CDS encoding pyridoxal phosphate-dependent aminotransferase, whose amino-acid sequence is MFLNTQFDLIRQSATVALADRILALKAGGKNIIALQVGDPDFGTHPAIAEAALKAIQSGLTHYGPSRGFPELREAIAAKLLRDENVAYDPASEILVTHGGIHAYYTGMQSILNPGDDVLIPDPSWATHSNIAIMLRGSVIRVPAPAENNFIPQFESWEKALTAKTRVIVLNYPSNPTGAYPSRKYLQKLQDFAKAHNLWIVSDEVYASIFYGEKPTSAAAFDGAKERTLLVNSLSKSYAMTGWRVGFLAAPASVIDNALKAGQNSITCVAPFIQKAATFALTDPEIQQVTAKMRAGYARRRESILRIARELESDRVRVTPPQGAFYFFLDLRPLKMTSLEICERILEEAGVGLVPGSAFGNQGEGFARMCIAASDEDVENGFRKIVEWAEKQAVISE
- the pheA gene encoding prephenate dehydratase; the protein is MRVAFQGEPGAYSEQAVFEYFDEVESVPCESFDAMFDSVASGTNDAAFAPIENSLAGSIHQNYDLLLRHSLHITGEYFLRIRHCLIANDGVRKEEIKKAISHPQALGQCAGYLRSHGIKAEQVYDTAGSVKMLKESGARDTAAIASMRAAKLYGMPILEEGIEDNPENYTRFLAVQREPVRPKGDAKTSIVFTLKNVPGSLFKAMSVFALRDIDLTKIESRPLIGKPWEYLFYVDFIGSVDEEKSKRALDHLGEYALMLRVLGSYPRFIP